The nucleotide window GGTTAATACCTTTGGATTAGGTAGCAGCCATATTGTGTTCAATGGCGGAAATTTTACTTTCAATAGCGATAATACGGCGAGTTATTACGACCGGAATAATAACACCTACTATGGCTCCTGGTATATTGATGCCTATATGTATACAGATGATGAAGGAGATTCGGAAACTGATTTTATATTAAGTGTAGATGTAAAAGATGGCAGCAAAATGAAATTCGACCGTTTCGAAATTCCCCGTTTTGGCAATTCAAACAGATTTAAAGCTAAAGTAAGAAACGGGCTGAACGTGGTTACTTATGTTTTTGAACGCAGGTAAACTTAGAAGGATCATACCAGGAAACCTGCTTGCTTTTACTGCCGGCTACCCAAAAGAAAATTCTACCGGTTGCTGTAGTCCCGATAGCTACATATTAAGCGTATCGGCTTTCAACTTTCTCTGAGACGTTGGATATATACGTTTCATACAGAGAGAAGTTGCCAGGCAGTGTACCAGTTGTAAGCTTTTGCGCGGGCAATGGCAAGCAAAACATACAGATTTACCTATAGCCACAGCTTTCCTTTCTTCGGGTATCTATTAAATATTGAATCTTCCAGCCAGATGTCAGTCGCACCAGCTGAAAGGAATTGACCCCGCAATGACTGAATTTGCCTTTGTAATAAAAAGAGTAGGGCGTCCAGACGCTGGCTAAATCTCCGTCGATTTGAATAGCTTCAAACTTTATTCTTTCATCCGCATTCCCCTTAGCTTCTTTGCTTATAAATGCAGCGAAATCATTTGCATGGCTGGAGCGAATTATGAGTGTATTGGAAGGCGACTTGATTATGGTTTGTAGTATTGCACTATCTGCGAAACAGGCTGTAAGCTGCTTTGCGTCTGCGTTACGCATGGCATCAAAAAGGTTGTTGATCAGCCGGATAACCGAATCCCGGCTGTCCTGCGCGTTTATTAAACAAGAATTGAATATAAACAGCACTAAAAACCAGTATTTCATGTGTATGCTTTTTATTAATTGGGG belongs to Niabella yanshanensis and includes:
- a CDS encoding Cif family virulence factor, translating into MKYWFLVLFIFNSCLINAQDSRDSVIRLINNLFDAMRNADAKQLTACFADSAILQTIIKSPSNTLIIRSSHANDFAAFISKEAKGNADERIKFEAIQIDGDLASVWTPYSFYYKGKFSHCGVNSFQLVRLTSGWKIQYLIDTRRKESCGYR